A single window of Granulicella sibirica DNA harbors:
- a CDS encoding UDP-3-O-(3-hydroxymyristoyl)glucosamine N-acyltransferase: protein MKLRDLLPAEQIGNAGEVEILRVSGMKDADAASVVFATDADTLSAALESAAGAILAPRKLEGVADQRVAYVRDPRYSFAEAGDRLRARPTQSEIHPSAVIADGVAMGTGCQIGPGCVIGEDVILGDDVELVARVTLYPRTRLGSRVVVQAGAVLGSTGFGYARNAETGRYLLFPQQGSLVIGDDVEIGANTTIDRGALGETRIGSGTKIDNLVHIGHNCVIGENVIIAAQTGISGSSIVEDGAILGGQVGIGEHATVGAGVILGGGAGVLSGKKMKGPGQVFWGRPARPLKEYLRDLARLRKG from the coding sequence ATGAAGCTTCGCGATTTGCTGCCTGCCGAACAGATAGGAAATGCGGGCGAAGTCGAGATCCTCCGTGTCTCAGGAATGAAGGATGCCGATGCGGCCTCGGTTGTCTTCGCGACCGACGCTGACACACTGAGCGCGGCCCTCGAATCAGCGGCAGGCGCAATCCTGGCCCCCAGAAAACTCGAAGGCGTGGCTGACCAGCGAGTAGCCTACGTGCGTGATCCGCGTTACTCGTTCGCAGAGGCTGGAGACCGGCTTCGCGCGCGCCCGACACAGAGCGAGATCCACCCTTCAGCGGTGATCGCAGACGGAGTCGCCATGGGCACGGGTTGCCAAATAGGGCCCGGCTGCGTCATCGGAGAGGACGTCATTCTCGGAGATGACGTGGAGCTGGTGGCGCGAGTGACCCTTTATCCCCGAACGCGCCTCGGCAGCCGCGTGGTCGTGCAGGCAGGAGCCGTGCTCGGTTCAACAGGATTCGGCTACGCAAGGAACGCCGAAACGGGACGCTATCTACTCTTCCCGCAGCAGGGAAGTCTGGTCATCGGAGACGATGTCGAGATCGGAGCGAATACCACGATCGACCGCGGTGCCCTGGGCGAGACGCGGATAGGCTCGGGGACGAAGATCGACAACCTCGTCCACATCGGGCACAACTGCGTCATCGGCGAAAACGTCATCATCGCCGCGCAGACCGGCATATCAGGCTCAAGCATCGTAGAGGACGGCGCTATTCTCGGGGGCCAGGTCGGCATCGGCGAGCACGCGACGGTCGGTGCAGGCGTCATCCTCGGTGGGGGCGCCGGTGTGCTCAGTGGAAAGAAGATGAAGGGTCCGGGACAGGTCTTCTGGGGAAGACCGGCGCGTCCCCTGAAAGAATACCTCCGGGACCTCGCCCGCCTTCGCAAAGGCTGA
- a CDS encoding lysophospholipid acyltransferase family protein, translated as MKHRLEYLLLRCFVELLAAMPRAVARQVGAGIGWIAYRIVPRLRAVGQQNLAMAFPEKTGAEREEILRQTYRNLGYQIAEFCHMPQYGHKTVEKFIRYEGFENFSRALARGKGVFVLTGHLGAWELSSFYHSLMGNPMDIVIRRLDNPLVDDFVNGIRCEHGNRVLHKDDFARGLIASMRAGRTVGVLMDTNMTPPQGVFVPFFGVPACTASGVPRIAERTGAAVLPGFLLWEKSERRYVLHFGEELDLVKTGDSEADALTNTAMFTAVLEKYIRAYPEQWLWMHRRWKTRPEGEKGIYQR; from the coding sequence GTGAAGCACAGGTTGGAATACCTGCTGCTTCGCTGCTTCGTCGAACTCCTGGCAGCCATGCCACGTGCGGTAGCAAGACAGGTCGGGGCAGGCATCGGGTGGATCGCCTACCGGATCGTTCCGCGCCTGAGGGCAGTAGGGCAGCAGAATCTCGCCATGGCGTTTCCCGAGAAGACTGGGGCAGAGCGCGAAGAGATCCTGCGGCAGACATACCGCAACCTGGGATACCAGATCGCGGAGTTCTGTCATATGCCACAGTACGGGCACAAAACGGTCGAGAAGTTCATCCGGTATGAAGGCTTCGAGAACTTCAGCCGAGCGCTCGCCCGTGGCAAGGGCGTGTTCGTGTTGACTGGCCATCTAGGCGCATGGGAACTCTCCAGTTTCTATCACTCGCTGATGGGCAATCCCATGGACATCGTCATCCGCCGTCTCGATAATCCCCTCGTCGACGACTTCGTCAATGGAATCCGTTGCGAGCATGGCAACCGTGTCCTCCACAAAGACGATTTCGCTCGTGGCCTCATCGCCTCGATGCGTGCCGGAAGGACAGTTGGTGTGTTGATGGATACCAATATGACTCCGCCGCAGGGTGTCTTTGTCCCGTTTTTTGGCGTTCCCGCATGCACTGCGTCCGGCGTGCCGCGCATTGCGGAGAGAACGGGTGCAGCGGTTCTCCCAGGCTTTCTTCTGTGGGAGAAGTCTGAGCGGAGATACGTGCTGCACTTTGGCGAAGAGCTGGACCTCGTAAAAACCGGCGACTCCGAAGCCGATGCCCTCACAAATACGGCCATGTTCACCGCCGTGCTGGAAAAGTATATTCGGGCATACCCGGAGCAGTGGCTCTGGATGCACCGCCGCTGGAAGACACGGCCCGAGGGCGAAAAGGGGATCTACCAGAGATGA
- a CDS encoding lipid-binding SYLF domain-containing protein produces MTKVTGFVCAMAMAATSLTSFAATDKAKLDERLTNASAVINEIMATPDKGIPQSILAGASCVVVIPSFKKGAFVVGAQYGQGAATCRTPKGWSAPVFVQLTGGSFGFQIGGQSTDLVLIAMNQNGLQDMLKNKFKLGADAAASAGPVGRNAQAGTDWKLNAEFLTYSRSKGLFAGLDLDGTVLSQNEDDTRTVYGGNVPYTEVLKGNQPTPPEARGFVRTVAKYFVVSRDNH; encoded by the coding sequence ATGACGAAGGTTACTGGATTTGTATGCGCAATGGCGATGGCGGCCACCTCACTGACGTCGTTTGCAGCCACGGACAAGGCGAAGTTGGATGAGCGGTTGACCAACGCGTCTGCCGTGATTAACGAGATCATGGCGACTCCCGATAAGGGCATTCCGCAGTCGATCCTTGCAGGCGCATCGTGCGTCGTCGTAATTCCAAGCTTCAAGAAGGGTGCCTTTGTGGTCGGCGCTCAGTACGGCCAGGGCGCTGCTACCTGCCGCACCCCGAAGGGTTGGAGCGCACCGGTGTTCGTTCAGCTTACGGGCGGAAGCTTCGGTTTCCAGATCGGCGGACAGTCGACTGACCTCGTGCTGATCGCAATGAACCAGAATGGCCTGCAGGACATGCTGAAGAACAAGTTCAAGCTCGGCGCGGACGCCGCCGCTTCCGCCGGCCCGGTTGGCCGTAACGCACAGGCCGGAACGGATTGGAAGCTCAACGCCGAGTTCCTCACCTACTCGCGTTCAAAAGGCCTCTTTGCCGGTCTTGATCTGGACGGCACGGTCCTCTCGCAGAATGAGGATGATACCCGCACAGTCTATGGCGGCAACGTTCCTTACACCGAAGTGCTGAAGGGCAATCAGCCGACGCCTCCCGAGGCTCGCGGCTTCGTTCGCACCGTAGCGAAGTACTTCGTCGTCTCACGCGACAACCACTAA
- a CDS encoding response regulator transcription factor has translation MTDAGKGFSPDDSVSKSPATPVRVGLVATDPMRIMGLQAIMRANTTGRLAGGEVIPLSVPGVLNDVDLRVVLIDASCTQHLMELVATFSRVRPHVRVIVIGDSKDQEYIQQVIGAGAKGYLPQTADETEIRLALEVVYDGSIWAPRKVLSRLLDASKLDQAAGTTSVSFTERELQVLRLLVTGLGNREIAEALNIDESTVKAHLGRLMRKVGAKNRIGLTVEALRHHPDLARSA, from the coding sequence ATGACGGACGCGGGCAAAGGCTTTTCTCCAGACGATTCCGTGTCGAAGTCACCGGCAACGCCCGTTCGGGTCGGGCTGGTGGCGACAGACCCCATGCGCATCATGGGGCTGCAGGCCATCATGCGCGCCAACACCACCGGGCGGCTCGCCGGCGGCGAGGTCATTCCACTCTCGGTCCCAGGTGTCTTGAACGACGTGGACCTCCGCGTCGTACTCATCGATGCGAGCTGCACGCAGCACCTCATGGAACTCGTGGCGACCTTCAGCCGGGTTCGGCCGCATGTGCGCGTCATCGTCATCGGCGACTCGAAGGACCAGGAGTACATTCAGCAGGTCATCGGAGCGGGAGCCAAGGGGTACCTGCCCCAGACAGCGGATGAAACCGAGATCCGGCTTGCGCTTGAGGTCGTGTATGACGGCTCGATCTGGGCTCCGCGCAAGGTGCTCTCACGTCTGCTGGATGCTTCTAAGCTCGATCAGGCCGCGGGAACAACCTCGGTATCCTTCACGGAACGAGAGTTGCAGGTGCTTCGCCTCTTGGTGACGGGGTTGGGAAACCGGGAGATCGCCGAGGCTCTCAACATCGATGAAAGCACCGTCAAGGCGCACCTTGGCCGCCTCATGAGAAAGGTCGGAGCGAAGAATCGGATCGGGCTGACGGTCGAAGCTCTGCGGCACCATCCCGATCTCGCGAGAAGCGCTTAG
- the dcd gene encoding dCTP deaminase — translation MAIKSDRWIREQALEHGMIAPFSEKQVRDGVISYGLSSYGYDLRVSDEFKIFTNVNSAIIDPKAFDERSFVTVQAPSVIVPPNSFALARSIEYFKIPRDVLTICVGKSTYARCGIIVNVTPFEPEWEGFVTLEISNTTPLPARIYANEGLCQILFFQSDEVCEVSYADRKGKYQHQQGIVLPML, via the coding sequence ATGGCAATCAAGAGCGATCGTTGGATACGGGAACAAGCCTTGGAACACGGGATGATCGCGCCGTTCAGCGAGAAGCAGGTGCGCGATGGAGTCATCTCGTATGGGCTGTCCTCGTACGGCTACGATCTGCGCGTCTCGGACGAGTTCAAGATCTTTACCAACGTCAATAGCGCCATCATCGACCCGAAAGCCTTCGACGAACGCTCGTTCGTCACGGTGCAGGCCCCGAGCGTCATCGTTCCGCCGAACTCGTTCGCCCTGGCTCGCTCCATCGAATACTTCAAGATTCCACGCGACGTCCTGACGATCTGCGTCGGCAAGTCAACCTATGCGCGCTGCGGAATCATCGTGAACGTCACGCCGTTTGAGCCCGAGTGGGAAGGCTTCGTAACGCTCGAAATCTCGAACACGACTCCATTGCCCGCGAGAATTTACGCGAACGAAGGGCTTTGCCAGATACTCTTCTTCCAATCGGACGAAGTGTGCGAGGTCAGCTACGCGGATCGCAAGGGCAAGTACCAGCATCAGCAGGGAATCGTCCTGCCTATGCTCTAA
- a CDS encoding HU family DNA-binding protein, translating into MGTVGTSDPQGFAGTCRLQRTITVIKQDLVQRIVERTGLPRTKAEASVDAIFDCMKQSMLSGDRIELRGFGVFTVKPRKTGIGRNPRTGAEVSIIPGKAVRFKPGKELHLLD; encoded by the coding sequence ATCGGGACAGTAGGCACCTCCGATCCCCAAGGCTTCGCCGGGACATGCCGCCTCCAGAGGACGATCACCGTGATCAAGCAGGATCTAGTACAGCGGATCGTCGAGCGCACCGGCCTTCCGAGAACGAAAGCCGAAGCCTCCGTCGATGCCATCTTCGATTGTATGAAACAGAGCATGCTCAGCGGCGATCGAATCGAGCTTCGCGGCTTCGGTGTGTTCACGGTGAAGCCGCGGAAGACGGGCATCGGCCGCAATCCCCGCACAGGCGCTGAAGTCAGCATTATTCCCGGCAAAGCCGTTCGCTTCAAGCCAGGGAAAGAGCTTCACCTGCTCGACTAA
- a CDS encoding site-2 protease family protein: MASADRLPVSLNSHEDGPSEPDAHSPPHQERWRDRLWLHVVLFLLTVLSTTVVGMRYMENFLTDQVPLSSDADVFPYAWVWHHRAAFATGLPFSLTVLAILVAHEFGHFFSCRLYKVQVTLPYFLPAPTLSGTAGAILRIRGRVRTRSAMAVIAAAGPIAGFLVAIIAVAVGLVLSKSTPAPVPQVIQFQPLLLHLVDALLRVFRPETAALDRIIPHPVLVASWVGLLITSLNLVPAGQLDGGHILYALYPRAHRATSFVTIVLLAILGTFAWVGWFAWAIVLVIPGLKHPRLKEDPPLHPWQRALLPICLVILILSGTLSPFAGTSLLQIVTHH, translated from the coding sequence ATGGCGTCCGCCGACCGGCTCCCGGTCTCCCTCAATTCGCACGAGGACGGGCCGTCCGAGCCGGACGCTCATTCGCCTCCGCATCAGGAACGCTGGCGCGACCGGCTATGGCTTCACGTTGTGCTTTTTCTCCTGACCGTGCTCTCCACCACCGTGGTCGGCATGCGCTACATGGAGAACTTCCTTACCGACCAGGTTCCCCTTTCTTCCGACGCGGATGTCTTTCCGTATGCCTGGGTGTGGCATCATCGCGCCGCGTTTGCCACGGGTCTTCCATTTTCGCTGACCGTGCTGGCGATTCTCGTTGCCCATGAGTTCGGCCACTTCTTTTCCTGCCGGCTCTACAAGGTGCAGGTGACGCTTCCCTACTTCCTGCCTGCGCCGACGCTCAGCGGCACCGCAGGAGCCATCCTCCGCATTCGTGGGCGCGTTCGGACGCGATCGGCGATGGCCGTGATTGCCGCCGCAGGACCCATTGCCGGGTTCCTTGTCGCGATCATTGCGGTCGCTGTCGGGCTTGTCCTCTCGAAGTCGACTCCCGCTCCCGTGCCCCAGGTGATTCAGTTCCAGCCACTCCTGCTGCACCTTGTGGACGCATTGCTGCGAGTCTTTCGTCCTGAGACAGCTGCGCTGGATCGCATTATTCCTCACCCCGTGCTCGTCGCAAGCTGGGTGGGCCTGCTGATCACCTCGCTCAATCTGGTTCCGGCCGGCCAGCTTGACGGCGGTCACATCCTCTATGCTCTCTATCCCCGCGCCCACCGCGCGACTTCCTTCGTGACAATCGTACTACTCGCGATCCTGGGGACGTTCGCGTGGGTCGGATGGTTTGCCTGGGCGATCGTACTGGTGATTCCCGGCTTGAAGCATCCGCGGCTTAAGGAAGATCCTCCCCTGCATCCGTGGCAACGTGCCCTGCTTCCGATCTGCCTTGTCATCCTGATCCTGAGCGGAACCTTGAGCCCATTTGCCGGAACCAGTCTTCTTCAGATCGTCACTCACCACTGA
- the priA gene encoding replication restart helicase PriA, whose protein sequence is MALYCDVALPVPLDRTFTYANGIGTMPVVGARVLVPFSGQRLMGVVVRLHDEPLPEGVEAKPVQAVLDEVALLPDELTKLALWIAQYYVAPLGEVLRGMLPLSAEVKRQFVYRIGEAGRRVLYEGAAKGSSRRSRLTPEEQNREYAVLNYLESGESAKASALRSATQANKAMLDAMVRKKWLVKEAVAEERDARRSERVAVLVEGGGEQGGGRLPRLNENQLAVMAELAAVGGRMRVRDLRESLRDTGIPDSTLATLVKRGLVGLEDVAQAFDMGSVSTHGKKHAHEHALNETQMEALGTIAVALDRGVFAPHLLYGVTGSGKTAVYFAAMRRALERGKSALLLVPEIGLTPAMTGQMVAAFGSEVALLHSQLTPDERAEQWHRIRRGEARVVVGTRSAVFAPVVDLGIIIVDEEHDSSYKQEETPRYHGRDVAVMRAKLNDAVVVLGSATPSLESWANADRGRYARVEMRERVANRPLPEVELIDMRAEFQAVGKEEVFSRKLIEETQATLDRGEQVIILLNRRGYSFVVMCRSCGEKIECENCAISMTYHKPVEGTDGRAPVGQRLECHYCGFRRTVPKVCPKCESEHLYYLGAGSQQGEERLQELFPSARIGRMDRDTVRGRSDMERLLTRLHAGEINLLVGTQMIAKGHDIHGVTLVGVVGADFALGLPDFRAAERVFQLLTQVSGRAGRGDLPGKVVVQTYHPDHYAITFAAKHDYPGFVAKEMNYRRWMHYPPFAVLANVVIQSDKLEEATGWSGVLGRWLQKRAMEKVRVLGPAAAPIVRLKRIYRYHFVLKAEKRQVLQEVLRAMLAFAEAEGIPRKGLVIDVDAVHLM, encoded by the coding sequence ATGGCTTTGTACTGCGACGTGGCGCTTCCTGTGCCGCTCGACCGCACCTTCACCTATGCGAATGGAATCGGCACCATGCCAGTCGTGGGTGCGCGCGTACTTGTGCCGTTCAGCGGACAGAGGCTGATGGGAGTCGTGGTTCGTCTCCACGATGAGCCTCTTCCGGAGGGTGTCGAGGCGAAGCCGGTGCAGGCGGTGCTGGATGAAGTAGCGCTTCTCCCCGACGAGTTGACGAAGCTCGCCCTGTGGATCGCCCAGTACTACGTCGCTCCGCTCGGCGAGGTCCTTCGGGGAATGCTTCCTTTGAGCGCCGAGGTGAAGCGGCAGTTCGTCTACCGCATTGGAGAGGCCGGGCGGCGCGTCCTGTACGAGGGCGCGGCCAAGGGATCCTCGCGGCGTTCAAGGCTCACTCCGGAGGAGCAGAATCGCGAATATGCCGTCCTGAACTATCTCGAAAGCGGAGAAAGCGCGAAGGCTTCAGCGCTGCGGTCTGCGACACAGGCGAACAAGGCCATGCTCGACGCGATGGTGCGGAAGAAGTGGCTGGTGAAGGAGGCCGTCGCGGAGGAGCGCGACGCACGCCGTTCCGAGAGGGTTGCCGTCCTGGTGGAGGGAGGCGGCGAGCAAGGCGGAGGACGTCTACCGCGGCTGAATGAGAATCAGCTCGCCGTCATGGCTGAACTGGCCGCCGTCGGTGGCCGCATGCGGGTGAGGGATCTGCGGGAGTCGCTGCGGGACACGGGTATCCCCGACTCGACGCTGGCGACGCTGGTAAAGCGCGGCTTGGTCGGCCTGGAAGACGTAGCGCAAGCCTTCGACATGGGCAGCGTCAGCACCCACGGAAAGAAGCATGCCCACGAACACGCCCTCAACGAGACGCAGATGGAAGCGCTCGGAACGATCGCAGTCGCCCTCGACCGTGGAGTCTTTGCGCCGCATCTCCTCTATGGCGTCACGGGCTCGGGGAAGACGGCGGTCTACTTCGCGGCGATGCGCCGAGCCCTCGAGAGGGGAAAGAGCGCTCTCTTGCTCGTTCCCGAGATCGGCCTGACCCCGGCGATGACGGGACAGATGGTTGCAGCGTTCGGGAGCGAGGTGGCGCTTCTGCACTCGCAACTCACACCCGACGAGCGCGCTGAGCAGTGGCATAGAATCCGCCGTGGCGAGGCGCGGGTTGTCGTCGGAACGCGTTCGGCGGTCTTCGCCCCGGTGGTTGATCTTGGCATCATCATCGTCGACGAGGAGCACGACTCCAGCTACAAGCAGGAGGAGACGCCCCGCTATCATGGCCGCGACGTCGCGGTCATGCGCGCAAAGCTCAACGACGCCGTAGTGGTGCTCGGTTCGGCGACGCCCTCCCTCGAGAGCTGGGCTAACGCCGATCGCGGCCGCTATGCGCGTGTGGAGATGCGCGAGCGGGTTGCGAACCGGCCGCTTCCTGAAGTCGAACTCATCGACATGCGAGCCGAGTTTCAGGCGGTCGGCAAGGAAGAGGTCTTCTCGCGCAAGCTCATCGAGGAGACCCAGGCCACGCTTGATCGCGGCGAACAGGTCATCATCCTGCTCAACCGCCGCGGATACTCCTTCGTGGTGATGTGCCGAAGCTGCGGCGAGAAGATCGAGTGCGAGAACTGCGCCATCTCGATGACGTATCACAAGCCTGTCGAGGGAACGGACGGACGCGCCCCCGTTGGGCAGAGGTTGGAGTGCCACTACTGCGGTTTTCGCCGAACAGTCCCGAAGGTCTGCCCAAAGTGCGAGAGCGAGCACCTGTATTATCTTGGCGCGGGATCGCAGCAGGGCGAGGAGAGGCTGCAGGAGCTCTTCCCCAGCGCACGGATCGGAAGGATGGATCGCGATACGGTACGTGGGCGCTCCGACATGGAGCGCCTCCTGACGCGCCTTCACGCCGGTGAGATCAATCTCCTCGTCGGGACGCAGATGATCGCCAAGGGTCATGACATCCACGGGGTCACGCTGGTCGGGGTAGTGGGCGCGGACTTCGCCTTGGGCCTGCCCGACTTCCGCGCCGCGGAGCGCGTCTTCCAACTCCTCACCCAGGTCTCAGGCCGGGCGGGCCGCGGAGATCTCCCAGGGAAAGTTGTCGTGCAAACCTACCATCCGGACCACTACGCGATCACCTTCGCGGCAAAGCACGACTACCCGGGCTTCGTCGCCAAGGAGATGAACTATCGGCGTTGGATGCACTATCCTCCCTTCGCCGTCCTGGCAAATGTGGTCATCCAGAGCGACAAGCTTGAAGAAGCGACAGGCTGGTCCGGAGTGCTCGGTCGCTGGCTGCAGAAGCGCGCGATGGAGAAGGTGCGTGTGCTTGGCCCGGCGGCTGCTCCCATCGTCCGCCTCAAGCGAATCTACCGGTATCACTTTGTCCTGAAGGCGGAGAAGAGGCAAGTGCTGCAAGAGGTGCTGCGGGCAATGCTGGCCTTCGCGGAGGCCGAGGGGATTCCGCGCAAGGGCCTCGTCATCGATGTGGACGCCGTACACCTGATGTAA
- a CDS encoding GNAT family N-acetyltransferase, whose protein sequence is MIDLTYRTARPSDIAGMASLRAQTWGTEDYWQSRIRGYMDGTINPQHALPSRTLFVAMVGDEVIGLIGGHLTQRFDCEGELEWIDVAPAHRGSGVASALFLELGEWFVRQDAKRVCVNVEPTNHAALRFYRKHGSETLNEHWQVWPDIGASLSALRPL, encoded by the coding sequence GTGATCGACCTCACCTATCGCACCGCCAGACCGAGCGACATCGCAGGCATGGCGAGTCTTCGCGCCCAGACGTGGGGCACGGAGGACTACTGGCAATCCCGCATTCGCGGCTACATGGATGGGACGATCAATCCGCAACACGCCTTACCTAGCCGAACGCTCTTCGTGGCTATGGTGGGGGACGAGGTCATCGGCCTGATCGGCGGGCACCTCACCCAGCGCTTCGACTGCGAGGGAGAGTTGGAATGGATCGATGTCGCCCCTGCCCATCGCGGGTCGGGTGTGGCCTCTGCGCTCTTTCTTGAACTAGGTGAGTGGTTCGTTCGGCAGGACGCGAAGCGGGTCTGTGTCAACGTGGAGCCTACTAACCACGCGGCTCTCCGGTTCTACAGGAAGCATGGTTCCGAGACTCTCAACGAGCATTGGCAGGTCTGGCCCGACATCGGCGCAAGCCTATCCGCGCTGCGGCCCCTTTAG
- a CDS encoding uracil-DNA glycosylase — MDGEARQGSEAAQQLRGYVEYFRDLGVYDFYRQDGDSDSELVARLAATLAGPAEALVAQDVPVAAKPVAAPAVSSPRPSTPPAPVAPVKPAVVAPPQASSTPYSDISIPKPPSFDELAPLPPVRVAPEERAGALRVLQEEIGDCTRCPLAYAGRHSIVFADGNPNARLMFVGEGPGADEDASGVPFVGKAGQLLNNMIAAMGLKREDVYIANIVKCRPPANRVPEPIEAGTCSQFLIRQMDIVQPEIVVALGATAATYLLGVRQSLASLRGRWHSARGAKVVVTYHPAFLLRDPRQKGEAWKDLQTVMGALGLKGPQRG; from the coding sequence ATGGATGGAGAGGCACGCCAGGGTTCGGAAGCAGCGCAGCAACTGCGCGGATACGTGGAGTACTTTCGCGACCTTGGGGTGTACGACTTCTACCGGCAGGATGGGGACTCGGATAGCGAACTTGTTGCTCGGCTTGCGGCGACCCTGGCTGGGCCCGCCGAAGCGCTCGTGGCGCAGGATGTTCCTGTCGCGGCCAAACCGGTTGCTGCTCCTGCCGTCTCTTCGCCTCGGCCTTCTACCCCACCTGCACCTGTCGCCCCGGTGAAGCCTGCGGTTGTGGCTCCTCCCCAGGCCAGCTCCACTCCCTACAGCGATATCTCCATTCCCAAGCCACCCTCCTTCGATGAACTTGCGCCTCTACCTCCGGTCCGGGTTGCGCCTGAAGAGCGGGCCGGTGCGCTGCGAGTTCTGCAGGAAGAGATCGGCGACTGCACGCGGTGCCCCTTGGCCTACGCGGGACGCCACAGCATCGTCTTCGCGGACGGCAACCCGAATGCGCGGCTCATGTTTGTTGGCGAAGGCCCAGGAGCGGACGAGGACGCCTCGGGCGTGCCGTTCGTCGGCAAAGCCGGGCAGCTCCTGAACAATATGATCGCGGCGATGGGACTGAAGCGCGAAGACGTCTACATCGCCAACATCGTAAAGTGCCGCCCTCCAGCGAACCGCGTTCCCGAACCAATCGAGGCAGGAACATGCTCGCAGTTCCTGATACGGCAGATGGATATCGTGCAGCCGGAGATCGTCGTGGCCCTTGGCGCGACGGCGGCGACCTATCTGCTTGGCGTGCGGCAGTCCCTTGCCTCCCTGCGCGGACGCTGGCATAGCGCGCGTGGAGCGAAAGTCGTGGTGACCTATCACCCCGCATTTCTGCTGCGCGATCCCCGGCAGAAAGGCGAGGCCTGGAAGGACCTGCAGACAGTAATGGGCGCCCTCGGCCTAAAGGGGCCGCAGCGCGGATAG
- the rpoZ gene encoding DNA-directed RNA polymerase subunit omega, which yields MTVNEGLLNKYSLVKGAARRARQLQSGAPPLMVSKSMKACRVAQDEIRDGHVTFVVQAKKVEPVVGTRL from the coding sequence ATGACAGTCAACGAAGGTCTGCTGAATAAGTACAGCCTTGTCAAGGGTGCAGCACGTCGGGCTCGCCAGTTGCAGTCGGGTGCTCCTCCTCTCATGGTTTCGAAGTCGATGAAAGCCTGCCGCGTGGCGCAGGACGAGATTCGCGACGGGCACGTAACCTTCGTCGTTCAGGCGAAGAAGGTTGAACCTGTCGTCGGAACGAGGCTCTAG
- the gmk gene encoding guanylate kinase, translating into MAGILFIISAPSGSGKSTIVSQLRTLVEGLDFSISYTTRAPRGSEKNGQEYYFTTREEFERMISAGDFLEWAEVFGNYYGTALSALAHAKTEKRDLLLDIDVQGAMQVMKKLPEAVSIFIMPPSPEVLEMRLRNRSEAEHMTVESVIERRLREAREELKRIRQYRYALVNDVLDQAVTEMKAIVLFERHDPEAVDAIAASCRTDEASTKLQAALGTFQAG; encoded by the coding sequence ATGGCGGGAATTCTTTTTATCATTTCGGCTCCTTCGGGTTCAGGAAAATCTACGATTGTGAGCCAGTTGCGGACGCTGGTCGAGGGCCTGGATTTCTCGATCTCCTATACGACGCGGGCGCCGCGCGGCTCCGAAAAGAACGGGCAGGAGTATTACTTCACCACGCGTGAGGAGTTCGAGCGGATGATCTCGGCGGGAGACTTTCTCGAGTGGGCGGAAGTCTTCGGAAATTACTACGGCACGGCCCTCTCGGCACTCGCGCATGCGAAGACCGAGAAGCGGGATCTGCTTCTCGATATCGACGTGCAGGGAGCCATGCAGGTGATGAAGAAGCTGCCCGAAGCCGTCTCGATCTTCATCATGCCGCCAAGTCCCGAGGTGCTCGAGATGAGGCTGAGAAACCGCAGCGAGGCCGAGCATATGACCGTCGAGTCGGTGATTGAGCGGCGTCTGCGCGAGGCTCGTGAGGAGTTGAAGAGGATTCGGCAATACCGCTATGCGCTCGTAAACGATGTGCTCGACCAGGCGGTGACGGAGATGAAGGCGATCGTTTTATTCGAGCGCCACGATCCCGAGGCGGTGGACGCGATCGCCGCCAGTTGCCGGACCGACGAGGCTTCGACCAAGTTACAGGCGGCCCTGGGGACGTTTCAGGCGGGCTAA